A single window of Flavobacterium aestivum DNA harbors:
- a CDS encoding MFS transporter: MKKNDPYAALRFKEFNTFLLIRFAMVFAWSMQFIIIEWEVYRITKNALSLGIIGLMEIIPAIAVSLFAGHVVDQNEKKGLLSKCILGFSVISLGLFLITWPEINSGLPTTTILYTIYFLVFFGGIVRSFLGPTVFSLLALIVPKKAYSNAATWSSSVWQVGAVVGPAVAGFSIHLIGVHWSMSLVLACSIFALIILTQIKKKPILNPKIGEPVMDSLKEGVKFVYNNKSILNALTLDMAAVLFGGAVALLPIFALDILKVGPQGFGFLRAAPAVGAILTMFFAAYVPLNKNAGMKLLTAIFLFGVCIIIFGLSTSFWISLLALFFSGVVDGISMVIRQTILQLKTPDHMRGRVASVNSIFVGSSNELGAFESGLTAKLMGTVPAVVFGGSMTLLIVLFTGFISPEFRKLDLQKDLEEHEKHE, from the coding sequence ATGAAGAAAAATGACCCCTATGCAGCCCTCCGATTTAAGGAATTTAACACCTTCTTGCTTATTCGTTTTGCCATGGTTTTTGCTTGGTCCATGCAGTTCATTATTATTGAATGGGAAGTCTATAGAATTACAAAAAACGCTTTATCCCTAGGGATCATTGGCTTAATGGAAATTATTCCAGCCATAGCAGTATCATTATTTGCCGGACATGTTGTTGATCAAAATGAAAAAAAAGGTCTTTTATCCAAATGTATTCTGGGATTTTCAGTAATTAGTCTAGGATTGTTTTTAATCACTTGGCCAGAAATAAACTCTGGTTTACCTACAACTACTATTCTATATACGATTTATTTCTTAGTGTTCTTTGGCGGAATTGTTCGTTCATTTTTAGGCCCTACTGTTTTCTCTCTTTTAGCATTAATTGTTCCTAAAAAAGCCTATTCAAACGCAGCTACTTGGAGTAGTTCAGTTTGGCAAGTAGGAGCTGTGGTGGGACCTGCAGTCGCAGGTTTTTCTATTCACTTGATCGGAGTTCACTGGTCTATGAGTTTAGTTCTTGCATGCTCTATTTTTGCTTTAATAATACTTACTCAAATTAAAAAGAAGCCCATTTTGAATCCAAAGATTGGTGAACCTGTTATGGACAGTTTAAAAGAGGGAGTCAAATTTGTTTATAACAACAAGTCTATTTTAAATGCTTTAACCCTTGATATGGCTGCAGTTTTGTTTGGAGGAGCAGTCGCATTATTACCTATTTTTGCTTTAGACATCTTGAAAGTAGGCCCTCAAGGATTTGGATTTTTAAGAGCTGCACCGGCAGTTGGCGCCATTTTGACCATGTTTTTTGCAGCCTATGTTCCTTTGAATAAAAATGCCGGGATGAAATTATTGACCGCCATCTTCCTATTTGGAGTATGCATCATCATATTTGGTCTTTCTACAAGTTTTTGGATTTCGCTTTTGGCTCTATTTTTCAGTGGGGTTGTTGATGGGATTTCTATGGTTATTCGACAAACCATTTTACAACTCAAAACTCCCGATCACATGCGAGGTCGTGTAGCCTCTGTAAATTCTATATTTGTAGGTTCTTCAAATGAGCTGGGAGCTTTTGAAAGTGGATTGACTGCAAAACTAATGGGAACTGTTCCTGCTGTAGTCTTTGGTGGTAGCATGACGCTTCTTATTGTACTTTTCACTGGTTTTATATCTCCTGAATTTAGAAAATTAGATTTACAGAAAGATTTAGAAGAGCATGAAAAACATGAATAA
- a CDS encoding nitrilase family protein has product MKIALIQSSLAWESPEKNRKKLGEKINAISESVDLIVLPEMFTSGFTMEPNTVAETMQGETITLLKQLSEDKNAAIVGSLVITEEGNFYNRLVFVFPSGEIQFYDKKHLFTLAGEDEIYTAGNQKLIVEYKGWKICPLICYDLRFPVFARNVEEYDVLLYVANWPKIRINAWDALLKARAIENMSYAIGVNRIGEDNNGHQYDGHTQVVNFLGEYILEPIENKGVFIVELNKAELLLARKKFNFLNDQDAFILK; this is encoded by the coding sequence ATGAAAATAGCACTTATTCAATCCTCATTGGCCTGGGAAAGCCCAGAAAAGAACAGAAAAAAACTCGGTGAAAAAATCAATGCTATTTCCGAGAGCGTTGATTTAATCGTACTGCCCGAAATGTTTACTTCAGGATTTACTATGGAACCCAATACGGTTGCAGAAACCATGCAGGGGGAAACGATTACTTTGCTAAAACAGTTGTCGGAAGATAAAAATGCTGCTATCGTGGGAAGTTTGGTTATCACAGAGGAAGGTAATTTTTATAACCGATTGGTTTTTGTTTTTCCATCTGGTGAAATTCAATTTTATGACAAAAAGCATTTGTTTACTTTGGCTGGGGAGGATGAAATCTATACTGCCGGTAACCAAAAATTAATTGTAGAATATAAAGGCTGGAAAATTTGTCCCTTGATTTGTTATGATTTACGCTTTCCAGTTTTTGCAAGAAATGTTGAGGAATATGATGTGTTGCTGTATGTTGCCAATTGGCCAAAAATAAGAATAAATGCATGGGACGCTCTGCTAAAGGCACGTGCCATAGAGAATATGAGTTATGCTATTGGGGTAAATAGAATAGGGGAAGATAATAACGGACATCAGTACGATGGACACACCCAAGTGGTAAATTTCTTGGGCGAGTACATTTTAGAACCTATTGAGAATAAAGGAGTTTTTATAGTCGAACTAAATAAAGCCGAATTGCTTCTAGCTAGAAAGAAGTTCAATTTTTTGAATGATCAAGATGCTTTTATATTAAAATGA
- the rsmI gene encoding 16S rRNA (cytidine(1402)-2'-O)-methyltransferase has product MSKLYIVPTPIGNLEDMTFRAIRILKEVDLILAEDTRTSGKLLKHFEIGTHMHSHHMHNEHKTIENLISRLKAGETIALISDAGTPAISDPGFLLTRACIENGIAVECLPGATAFVPALVNSGLPNDKFVFEGFLPEKKGRQTRYLELAEETRTMILYVSPHKLVKTLAEFITYFGEDRSICVCRELSKLHEENVRGTAREVLTHFEKTAPRGEIVVVVAGKTIVKEAKKNKFQKEE; this is encoded by the coding sequence ATGTCAAAATTATATATAGTCCCTACTCCTATTGGTAACCTCGAAGACATGACTTTTCGTGCCATCAGAATCCTAAAAGAAGTAGATTTAATTCTAGCGGAAGACACTAGAACAAGTGGGAAATTGCTCAAACATTTCGAGATTGGCACACATATGCACAGTCATCACATGCATAACGAGCACAAAACAATCGAGAATTTAATTTCAAGATTGAAAGCTGGAGAAACAATAGCTTTAATATCTGATGCAGGAACACCAGCTATTTCAGATCCTGGTTTTTTGCTAACCCGAGCCTGTATCGAAAACGGAATAGCCGTAGAATGTTTGCCCGGTGCAACGGCTTTTGTACCGGCATTAGTCAATAGCGGATTACCCAATGACAAATTTGTTTTTGAAGGTTTCTTACCCGAAAAAAAAGGAAGACAAACCCGTTATTTGGAACTAGCTGAGGAAACCCGAACCATGATTTTGTATGTTTCCCCACATAAGTTGGTTAAAACTTTAGCCGAATTTATTACCTACTTTGGCGAAGACCGCTCCATTTGTGTTTGTAGAGAATTATCAAAACTACACGAAGAAAATGTACGGGGAACAGCACGCGAAGTGTTAACCCATTTTGAAAAAACAGCTCCGCGTGGTGAAATAGTCGTAGTTGTGGCTGGAAAAACAATTGTAAAAGAAGCCAAGAAAAACAAATTTCAAAAAGAAGAATAA
- a CDS encoding thymidine kinase, which yields MFLENTVNQKEQFGWIEVICGSMFSGKTEELIRRLKRAQFAKQRVEIFKPAIDTRYHDEMVVSHDSNEIRSTPVPAAANISILAQGCDVIGIDEAQFFDDEIVTVCNDLANQGIRVIVAGLDMDFKGNPFGPMPALMATAEYVTKVHAICTRTGNLAHFSFRKADNDKLVMLGETEEYEPLSRAAYYHAMKKNLEKGENNAPDNKNKE from the coding sequence ATGTTTCTCGAAAATACAGTAAATCAAAAAGAACAATTTGGGTGGATTGAGGTTATTTGTGGATCAATGTTTTCGGGTAAAACCGAAGAGCTTATCCGTAGATTAAAACGAGCTCAATTTGCCAAGCAAAGGGTAGAAATATTTAAGCCTGCCATAGATACCCGCTATCATGACGAAATGGTTGTTTCACATGACAGTAATGAAATTCGATCTACACCAGTTCCAGCTGCAGCCAATATTTCTATTTTGGCACAAGGTTGTGATGTGATAGGGATTGATGAAGCCCAGTTTTTTGATGATGAAATCGTTACTGTTTGTAATGACCTCGCTAATCAGGGAATTAGGGTGATTGTAGCCGGTTTAGACATGGATTTTAAAGGAAATCCTTTTGGTCCTATGCCAGCACTTATGGCAACTGCAGAGTATGTTACTAAAGTACATGCAATATGTACCAGAACAGGGAATCTTGCCCATTTTAGTTTTAGAAAAGCTGATAATGACAAGCTGGTAATGCTTGGGGAAACTGAGGAATACGAGCCCTTGAGCCGAGCGGCCTATTATCATGCGATGAAGAAAAATCTTGAAAAAGGGGAGAATAACGCCCCTGATAACAAAAACAAAGAGTAA
- a CDS encoding succinate dehydrogenase/fumarate reductase iron-sulfur subunit: MSAAKNINISLQIWRQKNSKEKGKMETYKLNDVSTASSFLEMLDQLNEQLVNERKEPVAFDHDCREGICGMCSLYINGRAHGPDTGITTCQLHMRMFNDGDTIVIEPWRSAAFPVIKDLIVDRTSFDRIQQAGGFVSVNTSGNTIDANATPIPKEDADKAFEAAACIGCGACVATCKNGSAMLFVGAKVSQYALLPQGRVEATARVLNMVRQMDEEGFGNCTNTGACEIECPKGISLENIARMNREFLSASLK, encoded by the coding sequence ATGAGCGCAGCAAAAAATATCAATATAAGCCTTCAAATTTGGCGTCAAAAGAACTCCAAAGAAAAAGGGAAAATGGAAACATATAAATTAAATGATGTTTCTACAGCAAGTTCATTTTTGGAAATGTTGGACCAATTGAACGAACAATTAGTAAACGAAAGAAAAGAACCAGTTGCTTTTGACCACGATTGTCGTGAAGGAATTTGCGGAATGTGTTCTTTGTATATCAATGGTCGTGCACACGGGCCAGATACAGGAATCACTACTTGTCAATTGCACATGAGAATGTTCAATGATGGAGATACAATCGTTATCGAGCCATGGCGTTCTGCGGCTTTTCCAGTAATCAAAGATTTAATTGTTGACAGAACATCTTTCGATAGAATTCAACAAGCAGGAGGTTTCGTTTCTGTAAATACTTCAGGAAATACTATCGATGCGAATGCAACTCCAATTCCTAAGGAAGATGCAGACAAAGCTTTTGAAGCAGCAGCTTGTATCGGTTGTGGTGCATGTGTAGCTACTTGTAAAAATGGTTCAGCAATGTTATTTGTTGGAGCAAAAGTATCTCAATATGCATTGTTACCACAAGGTAGAGTAGAAGCTACAGCACGTGTATTGAACATGGTGCGTCAAATGGACGAAGAAGGTTTTGGTAACTGTACTAATACTGGTGCTTGCGAAATCGAATGTCCAAAAGGAATTTCTTTGGAAAACATTGCACGTATGAACAGAGAGTTTTTATCAGCAAGTTTGAAATAG
- a CDS encoding 6-pyruvoyl trahydropterin synthase family protein, producing MSNIRITKQFNFETGHALYGYDGKCKNVHGHSYKLSVTVIGKPITDRDNVKFGMVIDFSDLKKIVKEEIVDQFDHATVFNETTPHIELAKELKNRGHHVILVDYQPTSENMVVDFSKRIISRLPKNIELFSLKLQETESSFAEWFASDNQ from the coding sequence ATGAGCAATATTAGAATTACCAAACAATTTAATTTCGAAACCGGTCACGCCCTATACGGATATGATGGCAAATGTAAAAATGTACATGGTCATAGTTATAAATTATCGGTTACCGTTATAGGAAAACCTATTACGGATCGAGACAATGTGAAATTTGGTATGGTTATCGATTTTTCGGACCTAAAAAAGATTGTAAAAGAAGAGATTGTCGATCAGTTTGATCATGCTACCGTTTTTAATGAAACAACTCCACATATTGAGTTAGCAAAAGAGTTGAAAAACCGTGGGCATCATGTAATTTTAGTAGATTATCAGCCAACTAGTGAAAATATGGTGGTAGATTTTTCTAAAAGAATCATCAGTAGATTACCTAAAAACATTGAACTTTTTTCTTTAAAGTTACAAGAAACGGAGTCTTCCTTTGCAGAATGGTTTGCAAGCGACAATCAATAA
- a CDS encoding HopJ type III effector protein: MTINTFLDKLKQTPTAITFAETIATIEENYTFTPTPFQNGEQHNAAGENSGSCKLFTFALLQKLSVDETLACFGAYYFEEVLGDPNGTNHQNIRNFMKTGWDGIQFEGEALLLN, encoded by the coding sequence ATGACCATCAATACCTTTTTAGACAAACTAAAACAAACTCCAACCGCTATAACATTTGCAGAAACAATTGCAACAATAGAAGAAAACTACACGTTTACGCCAACCCCGTTCCAAAACGGAGAACAACATAATGCAGCCGGAGAAAACTCAGGATCTTGTAAACTATTTACTTTTGCGCTATTGCAAAAATTATCCGTTGATGAAACATTAGCCTGTTTTGGAGCTTATTATTTTGAAGAAGTTTTGGGAGATCCTAATGGAACCAATCATCAAAACATTCGCAACTTCATGAAAACAGGTTGGGATGGAATTCAGTTTGAAGGAGAAGCTCTGCTTTTGAATTAA
- a CDS encoding UDP-2,3-diacylglucosamine diphosphatase, with protein sequence MQLPNNKKIYFASDQHFGAPTPELSLPREQKFVAWLDEVKGDAEAIFLLGDLFDFWFEYKTVIPKGFVRVLGKLAEIRDSGIPIYFFVGNHDLWMSDYFETELNIPVYHDNKEFTFCNKTFLIGHGDGKGPGDLGYKRMKKVFTNPFSKWLFRWLHPDVGVSLAQYLSVKNKLISGAEDVKFLGDENEWLILYAKRKLETKHYNYFVFGHRHLPMIKSVGENSEYVNLGDWITYFTYGVFDGETFEVKKFE encoded by the coding sequence ATGCAATTACCAAATAATAAAAAAATCTATTTCGCCTCCGATCAGCATTTTGGTGCACCAACTCCAGAACTTAGTCTTCCAAGAGAGCAAAAGTTTGTGGCTTGGCTTGATGAAGTAAAAGGAGATGCGGAAGCTATATTTCTTTTAGGTGATTTATTTGATTTTTGGTTCGAATATAAAACCGTAATTCCTAAAGGATTTGTTCGTGTTTTGGGCAAATTGGCCGAAATTCGTGACAGCGGTATTCCTATTTATTTTTTTGTGGGTAACCATGATTTATGGATGTCCGATTATTTTGAAACCGAGCTTAATATTCCTGTTTATCACGATAACAAAGAATTTACCTTTTGCAATAAGACCTTTTTAATAGGTCACGGAGATGGTAAAGGCCCGGGAGATTTGGGATATAAGCGCATGAAGAAAGTATTCACGAATCCTTTTTCTAAATGGCTTTTTAGATGGCTCCATCCAGATGTAGGAGTGAGTTTGGCACAATATCTATCGGTTAAAAATAAATTGATTTCGGGAGCCGAGGATGTGAAGTTTTTGGGTGACGAAAACGAATGGCTCATACTTTATGCCAAGCGTAAACTAGAAACCAAACATTATAATTATTTTGTTTTTGGTCACCGTCATTTACCGATGATTAAATCGGTAGGGGAAAATTCAGAATATGTGAATTTAGGAGATTGGATTACTTATTTTACCTACGGGGTCTTTGATGGAGAAACATTCGAGGTCAAAAAGTTTGAATAA
- a CDS encoding GNAT family N-acetyltransferase, whose amino-acid sequence MTIGENKLDNPVWYSISETHKDFGIDCGTIKFYHPDYCPFGGFIALDDIENSISEYAKLTDSFFIIGQKPNVPDNLKLNNELVCLQMIIRAKIDGTIEDKIVKLEEEHLADLLGLVKIVYPDYFKKKTSSLGNYYGIYKNNQLVAVAGERMQMDEYTEVSAVITHPEHTGKGYAKQLVTHVVNAIFEQNKTPFLHVAESNIGAIKLYEKLGFQTRKKISVWNIVPNF is encoded by the coding sequence ATGACAATAGGTGAAAATAAATTAGATAATCCCGTTTGGTATTCAATATCCGAAACTCATAAAGATTTTGGAATTGATTGCGGTACCATAAAATTTTATCACCCTGATTATTGTCCTTTTGGAGGCTTTATCGCTCTTGATGATATAGAAAACTCCATCTCTGAATATGCTAAATTAACAGACAGTTTTTTTATTATTGGGCAAAAACCAAATGTTCCCGATAATCTAAAATTGAATAATGAACTGGTTTGTTTGCAAATGATCATTCGTGCCAAAATAGATGGAACTATCGAAGATAAGATTGTCAAATTGGAAGAGGAACATTTAGCAGATTTATTAGGATTGGTTAAAATTGTATATCCCGATTATTTTAAAAAGAAAACTTCCTCATTGGGGAATTATTATGGGATTTACAAAAACAATCAACTCGTTGCCGTAGCTGGAGAGCGAATGCAAATGGATGAATATACCGAAGTAAGTGCCGTAATTACACACCCGGAGCATACAGGTAAAGGATATGCAAAGCAATTAGTCACTCATGTTGTTAATGCTATTTTCGAGCAAAATAAAACCCCATTCTTACATGTTGCTGAGTCTAATATTGGAGCAATTAAGTTGTATGAAAAATTAGGTTTTCAAACCAGGAAAAAAATAAGTGTTTGGAATATTGTTCCCAATTTTTAG
- a CDS encoding CHAD domain-containing protein, translating into MKENLLYYHVSDHLKSLEKHLYAYSKDRKPKHLHLLRLDIKVTKALFSFAEDLYNEPYSAIELKSVFQKTGEIREIQIISSSKHLPGKLIRELKKKESFLRKQFRKDIPKYIKFIESFRKEVNLPSALPDKQIIKDYFESGLKKANQDFQNQDREGLHQFRKSIKKLMFVYNVLPKKIKKEVNLDEQHINKLQEKVGNWHDTYSSIEFLSYQSFKKKSAEYISKLKQKEMRQFNALFANR; encoded by the coding sequence ATGAAAGAGAATTTATTATATTATCATGTTTCAGATCATTTAAAGTCTTTAGAGAAGCATCTTTATGCCTATTCGAAAGATAGAAAACCAAAACATCTTCATCTTTTGAGATTAGATATAAAGGTCACAAAAGCTTTATTCTCCTTTGCAGAAGACTTGTATAATGAGCCCTACAGCGCTATTGAATTGAAATCTGTATTTCAAAAAACGGGAGAAATAAGGGAAATCCAAATAATTAGTTCTTCTAAACATCTTCCGGGAAAACTTATTCGTGAATTAAAAAAGAAAGAAAGTTTCTTAAGGAAACAGTTTCGAAAAGATATTCCTAAGTATATAAAATTTATAGAAAGTTTCCGTAAAGAAGTCAATTTACCATCGGCTCTGCCCGATAAACAAATAATTAAAGATTATTTCGAGAGTGGGTTGAAGAAAGCAAATCAAGATTTTCAGAATCAAGATAGGGAAGGGTTGCATCAATTTAGAAAGAGCATAAAGAAACTAATGTTTGTATATAACGTTTTGCCTAAAAAAATAAAAAAAGAAGTCAATTTAGATGAGCAACATATTAATAAATTGCAAGAGAAAGTAGGTAATTGGCATGATACTTATTCTTCTATTGAGTTTCTCTCGTATCAATCTTTTAAGAAAAAATCGGCTGAGTATATTTCAAAGCTGAAACAAAAAGAAATGAGGCAATTTAATGCATTATTTGCAAATAGATAA
- a CDS encoding Ig-like domain-containing protein — protein sequence MLKNNFKYIPLILLILCVSCAKRGTITGGLKDTIAPTLKSSFPENYSVKFQGNKIKLVFDENIKLKNLNKQLIISPPMKNEPLIVPTTPTKVLTITLKDTLPPNTTYSLNFGQSIADNNEGNPFNQFKYVFSTGDYIDSLALGGRVKDAYDKEVASFVSIMLYEANEKFNDSTIYKETPRYITNTLDSLKTFRLENLKAGNYHLIALKDNNGNNKFNPKTDRIGFCKQIVKVPNDTVFELELFKEILPFKAFKPTQASGNRALLGYEGKISKNEKPKITLKNKNEILPIVVTKLAKKDSLQLWFKPLKADSLSLNIEKDKYKKDFTFRIKNQKSDTLNLKAIQNGILNFRERFTLESSTPLTQFDNSKIKLTDKDLVAVPFTTAYDDYTQELFIDFKKEEAQKYNLKFLPGALTDFFEKKNDTLTYTIGTKNFADYGNLTVSLKNVNRFPVIVELTNEKGDIISASEYTDSKTEIEFNLLEPSIYTLRAIYDDNKNKEWDTGDYLKKLQAEEIIYFSKGVDVRTNWDVNQAFDLSIPYSPEPKKKKEKEKGKPKSKGSF from the coding sequence ATGTTGAAAAACAATTTTAAATATATTCCTCTTATATTACTGATTCTTTGTGTGAGTTGTGCCAAAAGAGGCACTATTACTGGTGGCTTGAAAGACACCATTGCTCCTACATTAAAATCAAGTTTCCCAGAAAATTACTCTGTTAAATTTCAAGGCAATAAAATCAAACTTGTTTTTGACGAAAATATCAAGCTTAAAAATCTAAACAAGCAATTGATTATTTCACCTCCAATGAAGAACGAACCACTAATCGTTCCGACAACTCCAACAAAAGTATTAACAATAACTCTAAAAGATACTTTACCACCTAATACCACTTATAGCCTAAATTTTGGCCAAAGTATTGCCGATAATAACGAAGGAAATCCCTTCAATCAGTTTAAATATGTATTTTCTACCGGAGATTATATTGACTCATTGGCTTTAGGCGGAAGGGTAAAAGATGCGTACGACAAAGAAGTTGCTTCTTTTGTTTCGATTATGCTTTATGAGGCAAATGAAAAGTTTAACGATTCTACCATTTACAAAGAAACTCCTCGATACATTACCAATACACTGGATAGTTTGAAAACGTTCCGATTAGAAAATCTAAAAGCCGGAAACTACCATTTAATTGCTCTGAAAGATAATAATGGGAATAATAAATTTAACCCTAAAACTGACCGAATTGGTTTTTGCAAACAAATCGTAAAAGTCCCAAATGATACTGTTTTTGAATTAGAATTATTTAAAGAAATACTCCCTTTTAAAGCATTCAAGCCAACCCAAGCCTCAGGAAACAGAGCGTTACTTGGTTATGAAGGAAAAATTAGCAAAAATGAAAAGCCAAAAATCACTTTAAAGAACAAAAACGAAATCTTACCTATTGTTGTCACAAAACTGGCTAAAAAAGATTCTTTACAGCTTTGGTTTAAACCATTGAAAGCAGATTCTCTTTCGCTAAATATTGAGAAAGACAAGTACAAAAAAGACTTTACTTTTAGAATTAAAAACCAAAAAAGTGATACCTTGAATCTTAAGGCTATTCAAAATGGAATATTGAATTTTAGAGAACGATTTACTTTAGAATCTAGTACTCCTTTGACTCAATTTGACAACTCGAAAATAAAATTAACCGATAAGGATTTGGTTGCTGTTCCTTTCACTACAGCTTATGATGATTATACCCAAGAGTTATTTATTGATTTTAAAAAAGAAGAAGCCCAGAAATATAATTTAAAATTTCTACCCGGAGCTCTTACTGATTTTTTTGAGAAAAAGAATGATACCTTGACTTATACCATCGGTACAAAAAACTTTGCTGATTATGGAAATTTAACCGTAAGTCTAAAAAATGTAAATCGCTTTCCTGTAATTGTAGAATTAACCAATGAGAAAGGCGATATAATTTCGGCTAGCGAATATACAGACAGCAAAACGGAAATTGAGTTTAATCTTCTCGAACCAAGTATATATACGCTTAGGGCCATTTATGACGATAATAAAAACAAAGAATGGGATACTGGAGATTATCTTAAAAAACTACAAGCTGAGGAAATAATTTATTTTTCTAAAGGAGTCGATGTTCGAACTAACTGGGATGTCAATCAAGCATTTGATTTAAGCATTCCCTACTCTCCTGAACCCAAAAAGAAAAAAGAAAAAGAGAAAGGAAAACCTAAATCAAAAGGTTCATTTTAA
- the recJ gene encoding single-stranded-DNA-specific exonuclease RecJ: protein MRWTIKPKPAEEKIKHLAQVLNVEEFIATLLIQRGIETFEEAKLFFRPSLNDLHDPYLMKDMDKAVERIEKAIANQENILIFGDYDVDGTTAVSLVSSYLKTYYPNIATYIPDRYTEGYGVSYKGIDFADDNGFSLIIALDCGIKSIDHVAYAKERNIDFIICDHHRPGAVLPEAIAVLDPKREDCQYPYDELCGCGVGFKLIQALGANRNQTIDDLVLYLDLVATAIAADIVPMTGENRVLAYFGLQVINTEPRPGIKALVHQVKKKILDITDVVFIIAPRINAAGRIKHGNHAVELLTEFDFEQVQQFASEIEQYNSDRKGLDKQITKEALLQITQNQEEKNFTSVVFQEDWHKGVIGIVASRLIETYYRPTLVFTKSGDKYAASARSVKGFDVYNALEACSEHLEQFGGHMYAAGMTLKEENYQNFKNAFEKIVKQTIQPDQLIPEITIDAEINFDDISPKLIRILKQFEPFGPLNMTPVFLTKKIKDTGYAKTLGSEDEHLKLFVKQNNSEGINAIGFGLGNKKDLASNQKEFDAVYCIDENEWNDKVSIQLRLKDIK from the coding sequence ATGCGTTGGACCATTAAGCCAAAACCCGCTGAAGAAAAAATAAAGCACTTAGCTCAAGTTTTGAATGTAGAAGAATTCATCGCAACTCTATTAATACAAAGAGGAATCGAGACTTTTGAAGAAGCTAAACTTTTTTTCAGACCAAGTTTAAATGATTTACATGATCCTTATCTAATGAAAGATATGGATAAAGCTGTCGAACGCATCGAGAAAGCCATTGCAAATCAAGAAAACATTCTCATATTTGGAGATTATGACGTTGATGGAACCACGGCTGTTTCTCTTGTTTCTTCTTATTTAAAAACCTATTACCCTAATATTGCCACCTATATTCCTGATCGGTATACCGAAGGTTATGGTGTCTCTTACAAAGGAATTGATTTTGCTGATGACAACGGATTTTCACTTATCATAGCTCTAGATTGCGGGATTAAATCTATAGATCATGTCGCTTACGCAAAAGAACGAAATATTGATTTCATCATTTGCGATCACCACAGACCCGGAGCAGTTTTACCAGAGGCTATTGCAGTTCTGGATCCAAAACGAGAAGATTGCCAATATCCTTATGATGAATTATGCGGCTGTGGCGTAGGGTTTAAACTCATTCAGGCACTAGGAGCCAATAGAAACCAAACTATAGACGATCTTGTATTGTACCTTGATTTGGTCGCTACAGCAATCGCAGCAGATATCGTTCCCATGACTGGTGAAAACCGAGTATTGGCCTATTTTGGGTTACAGGTTATTAATACTGAACCAAGACCAGGAATCAAAGCATTAGTACATCAAGTAAAAAAGAAAATACTGGACATTACTGATGTTGTATTTATAATTGCCCCTCGAATTAATGCAGCAGGTCGCATCAAGCACGGCAATCACGCTGTAGAACTACTAACTGAATTTGATTTTGAACAAGTCCAACAATTTGCTTCTGAAATAGAACAATACAACTCAGATCGAAAAGGCTTAGACAAACAAATAACCAAAGAAGCGCTTTTACAAATAACCCAAAATCAAGAAGAGAAAAATTTCACTTCGGTAGTTTTTCAAGAAGATTGGCACAAAGGTGTAATTGGTATTGTGGCTTCCAGACTTATTGAAACTTATTATCGTCCCACATTGGTTTTTACTAAAAGTGGCGATAAATATGCTGCTTCAGCACGTTCCGTAAAAGGGTTTGACGTATACAATGCATTAGAAGCATGTTCCGAACATCTAGAACAATTTGGAGGACACATGTACGCTGCTGGAATGACTTTAAAAGAAGAAAACTATCAAAACTTTAAAAATGCTTTTGAAAAAATTGTCAAACAAACTATACAACCTGATCAATTAATTCCAGAAATCACAATCGATGCCGAAATTAATTTTGACGATATTTCTCCTAAATTAATCCGAATTCTAAAACAATTCGAACCTTTTGGTCCATTAAATATGACCCCCGTTTTTTTAACCAAAAAAATAAAAGACACTGGTTATGCCAAAACACTAGGTTCTGAGGATGAGCATTTAAAACTATTTGTAAAACAAAATAACTCCGAAGGTATTAATGCCATTGGTTTTGGACTAGGTAATAAAAAAGATTTAGCTAGTAATCAAAAAGAATTTGATGCCGTATATTGCATCGATGAAAATGAATGGAATGACAAAGTGAGCATTCAATTACGATTAAAAGACATTAAATAA